CCGGCTGGCTGTGAGGAGAAAATATCTCCCGACCAGTCTACATTCAAAATCGCTCCGGCAATGGGCTGCACAAACGGCGAAAGGGTTTTACCTAAATCCGACTCACTCAAAACGGTGCGGAAACGGCGCAGGTACCAGCTCAAAATTTCCGGCATTCCCAGCATCCGCAGGGTCGCCATATCCCCCGTCCCGTCGTAGACCAAGACGTCATAGGAACCACTAGCATCGTACTCCCGCAAAGCATTCAGAGCTAGGGCTGTATCCATGCCCGGCAGCACGCCCAGCTCTTGACCATAGACGGCCTTGAAAAATGGGGTGCGCAGATAGGTGGCCTCTTGGCGCTTGAGTTCATCCCAGCTTTGCTCCAACAAATGGACGGTCTGGAGCTGCACTACGGACAAGTTAGGGGCGATCGCTGCCGGACTTGTCCCGACGTCATGCCCCAGTAGCGTTGCAAATCCTGGACTTGGGTCTTGCCCCAAGAGTAGCGTGCGCTGCCCTTGAGCAGCAAAACGACGAGCAGCAGCGATCGCCATGGTGCTGCGACCTGTGCCCCCTTTTCCTAAAAACGTCAAAATAAATGACATGGTTGACCTTCTACGCAATCGACATCTGGAACAAAGCCATGGGAGTGTTCCTTTGTTAGGCTAGCCAAACGTCTGCCCTGAAGGATACCCCCAGGGCAGGATGATAGCCGTACCAATCGGGACGGTAGCCTAGTTGATTGGATGGGTCACGGGAGGGCAACATGCGAGGAAACCCGCCACTGATCGCCGCCACTCAAGCTCATGCCATCTCCAGCTCGTCCTCAAAAAACCAGGTGGAAAACTGATCATCTTCAAACTTGACGACCAGCCCCACACCACTGCCGTCTACCATTTTGAAGCCTTCGATCACACCCGTTTTACCCAAGCGCTTCACCACATCATCCGACGTCCGATCGCGCAGCCGACAGAGCCGAACCTTTTGTCCTACTTCTAAGATCGCCATTCAAACAAGTCCCAACAACTAATAAACCATCCATAGCAAACCATCTCACAGTCTATCAGCCTGAAGTTACTCATTTGAATGCCTGGCTGCCCCAATCTGGTAACTTTTCTCTCCCCAATCAACAGCAATTTCGTGGGTGACCCTCACGCCATCGCCCCGTGGCACCGAAAAAAGATGAAATTCCTCAGCAGCGATCGCCACCGAGTCGTTTACCATAAGGGCTGGCGTATAGGTGATGGATATGCTGGCAAAGCGGATTTTACCCTGCTTAGACGTAAAAGCAGGACGGGTCGTGAAGGGGATCAATTTCGTCAACTTGAAGGATGCTGGGGATCCAGTGGAGCTGGCCCAGATCTACAACCAAGCTGGGGCCGACGAACTGGTCTTTTTAGACATCACCGCCACCCATGAAGATCGAGACATTATTTTTGACGTGGTCTATCGCACAGCGGAGCAAGTCTTCATTCCGCTAACGGTGGGCGGCGGTATCCAATCCTTAGAATCGATTAAAAAATTGTTAAGGGCGGGAGCCGACAAAATCAGCATTAACTCTTCTGCCGTGCGCGATCCAGACTTTATAAACCGAGCCAGCGATCGCTTCGGCAACCAATGCATCGTGGTGGCCATTGATGCCCGTCGTCGTCCCGATCCTACCAATCCTGGCTGGGATGTCTACATCAGGGGCGGTCGCGAGAATACAGGACTGGATGCGATCGCTTGGGCCCAAGATGTGGCTGAACGCGGCGCTGGCGAACTCTTAATTACCAGCATGGACGCCGACGGCACCCAGGCAGGCTATGACCTAGAGCTGACTCGCACCATTGCCAACGCCGTGCAAATTCCGGTGATTGCCTCTGGCGGAGCCGGCACCTGCGCCCATATTGGCGAAGCGTTGACGGATGGAGGAGCCGAGGCAGCTCTCTTAGCATCTCTACTGCACTATGGTCAACTCACCATTTCTGAGATTAAGGAGTATTTAGCCTCCCAACAGATTCCAGTACGACACTAACCTGTCCCGTCCACCTGCGCCACCAGCCAGCGATCGCTCTCACCTTAAGCACCCGAAATACCTTGCCAGCTATAGGCTTGATCGATCTGGGGAGCGATCGCCCTTCCAAAAGTCTTAAGGTTTTCTGCAGACACCACCCCTGCCTCAGCCTGTGCGTTTGTAAAAGAAACTGTTACAATGAGTGGAATGTTAATTTTAGTTAACGCACATTTAAGAAAAGCAATGGTTCTAATCCTATTTTTAGTTATAGGTCTAGTTGCCTGGGCATTACACCTCATGCAGCAAGCCGTGGAGAGCCATGAGTTTTCGCTAATGCTGGCAGGATTCCTTGTTTCCAGTGCCGCCGCCGGCCTAGTTGGCGTCTACTTTTTAATGGGGCACTACGTCGGCTATATGAGCGACATGACCCAACGTAGCTACCTCTCAGAAGATATGTCAGGCTGGACTGTTTCAGTTGAAGACTATCCTAGCTGGGTCGAGACCTCTCCTCGCATCGCCCAGAATTAGCATTCCCTCAAACACGTGGTTCATATCAACCGACCGCGTTACATAGAGCGATCGCCCTGGCTTCTAACTAAAAGATTAGCTATTCGAACAACAGAATTATAACAACTGTAACGAAAACGATTATAACGACAACAAAGGATGCATTGGGGAACTGGATCTCCAATGTTTTTTTGTGCCTTACCGCACCCCTTTCGTTGGAGACTCACGTTGGATTAACCCACCCTCCCCCCTCGATCGCTATCGGCACAGGGCCTCCATGACAAGCAACCGAGATAGCAGACACATCGTAAGTTCCGTCTTATGGTGAACATAGCTAGCCAGATTACGGCTGGATGCAGTAAGAACGCAGAGAAGTTAGCCATGAATATTACTCCATCCACACAGACTGCAACCTTTGCTGCTGGATGTTTTTGGGGCGTTGAAGCGTCGTTCCGCCAACTGGATGGCGTTGTGAACACAGCGGTGGGCTACACCGGTGGTCATTGGCTGAATCCCAGCTATCTAGATGTCTGTGGCGGCATGACTGGACATGTGGAAGCCGTGCAGATCGACTATGAGCCAAGCTGCATCAGCTACGATCGACTCCTGGAGGTGTTTTGGAGCATCCATGATCCCACCAAGCTTGATCGCGAGGGCCCTGACAAGGGCCCCCAGTATCGCTCTATGATTTTTGTCCATAGTGCTGATCAAGAACAGCGGGCCCAAGCCTCCAAACAGCGGATCATCCAGTCCGGTCAATACGATCGCCCGCTGCAAACTCAGATTCAGCCGGTTTCAGCCTTCTATATGGCAGAGGATGCTCATCAGAACTATTACGCTAAGAAACAGGCGGGCCAAGCATAAAAGCGATCGCCGATTGTAGTCTAACGCTAGATGCCTGTTCTACTCCAGAGCGATCGCCAAGCTACTGGGACGGGCCAAATCGCCCTTGAGCACAACTCCCCGCTGATTGGCATGGAGATGGCGCACAATTCGGTAGATCGTCTCGACTTGATCGGGAGCGCCCACTTGATCGGCCAAGGCCTTGAGCGATAGGGGTTGCTTGGCTGCGCCCAAAGTTTTCACCACCTGCTGCTGCAAACTGAGGACACCAGCGGCAGCTTTCTTGCCTGCTTCTACGCCCGGTTGATGATAGGCATTGATATTGACCAAGGAAGCATAGATGCCCACTGCGCGTTCATAAAGAGCAATCAAAGCGCCCACCATGCGAGGTGTTACCGCAGGAATGGTCACCGTAATGGAATCGCGCTGGTTTTCAAACAGGGCCTGACGGGTTCCTTGCAGCAGCCCCGACAGATAGTCACCGCTGGTCACCCCCGGTTCCACCTCGATGGATGGGCCGGAGCGATCGCCCAAGACTTCGATGAAGGTGACAAAGAAATTGGGAACGCCATCCCGCAGTTGTTGCACATAGGCGTGCTGATCCGTTGACCCCTTGTTGCCATACACCGCGATGCCTTGATGCACCGTATTGCCATCGAGGTCGGTGGCTTTGCCCAAGGATTCCATCACCAACTGCTGCAGGTAGCGGCTAAACAGCAGCAGACTGTCTTTATAGGGCAACATCACCATGTCCTTATCGCCCTTTCCATTGCCGGCATGGTACCAACTCAGGGCTAGAAGCGCCGCCGGATTGTTCTCCAGCGTCGGCACTCGGGTAGCAACATCCATCTCCGCTGCGCCATCTAGCATAGCTTGGATATCAATGCCCTGGAGCGCCGCCGGCAACAGCCCCACGGCCGACATTTCCGACGTGCGTCCTCCCACCCAGTCATGCATGGGGAACATGGCAAGCCAGCCTTCGGATTTGGCTACCTGATCCAAGGTGCTGCCATGGCCGGTGACGGCGATCGCATAGCGAGAAAACTCTAGACCCCGAGCCTGGTAAGCATGGTGAACTTCCATCATGCCGTTGCGGGTTTCCGGCGTTCCGCCTGATTTGGAGGTGGTGATCACCAAGGTGGAAATTAAGCGATCGCCCAAGCGTTCCAAGACGCGATCGATGCCGGTGGGATCGGTGTTGTCAATGAAGTGCATCCGCAACGGCGGGTTGGGATCGGCTAAAGCCTCGGCGACGAACTGGGGCCCTAGGGCCGATCCACCAATGCCCACCGAGAGCACATCGGTAAACTTGCCGCCCTGGGGTGGATGCAGTTCGCCGGTATGAATTTTGTGAACAACCGTTTTGATCTGCTCTAGGGTCTCAACAATGTCTTGCTTGAGTTCAGGGGTCGGTGCGAGGTCGGGATTGCGCAGCCAGTAGTGGCCCACCATACGATCTTCATCCGGGTTGGCGATCGCTCCTCCCTCTAGAGCGACCTGATCGGCAAAGGCCTGTTCAAACCTTGGACGCATCTCCTCCACAAACGCATCATCAAACTGCATCCGACTGATATCGAGGTAGAGCCCCAAACCACTGTGGTAGTACAACCAATCTTGATACCGTTGCCAGAGTGCGATCGCATCCATAGAAACTCTCACGTAAATGTTTATGTAGTGACATCAATAAGATATCCATTGCTCCACCCTAGGGTGGTAGGTCAACTCTCTCGACCGGCGGCTCGTGATGGAACCCCTACCAGTTTACCGAGTTCGGTCAACCGGACTCCGTGCCTTAAGGCATATTCAAGGTTCTCCAAGAATCTTGCCTTGATGCATCCATCGTCCTGAATCTATGTCTATCTTCTGCGTCAATGCATGTCTAGAATACATGTCCAACCTTGAGCGATCGGTAGACTAAACACAGGATGCTCCACCGAATGCGATAAAATTCAAACTCTGCCCCAGCAACGGATCAGCGCGCCGAGGACTTGGCTATCTTCTGAAGATGACCGTTCCTGCCCTGCCCTCTCGCTCCTGGCAGTATTACCTTGCATGGTAACGGTATGGAAGGATACATCGTTTCGCTCATTATCTTTACCGCTATCCTCGCTATTTTTGGGCTAGGGCTCAATCTACAGTGGGGATTTACGGGGCTGATTAACTTCGGCCATGTCGCCTTTATGACCCTAGGAGCCTACACCACGGCACTGCTAAGCTCCATTGACATTCCATGGCTACCGCTCCCCCTACAGATTTTCGGAGCCGTCATCCTGGGCGCAACCCTAGCCGCCACCCTAGGACTGTTGATTGGCTTCTCCACCCTGCGTCTGCGGGAAGACTATCTGGCCATTGTCACCATCGGTGTTTCAGAAATTGTGCGCCTGATCGCCCTCAATGAAGAATGGCTGACCCGAGGATCCTTCGGCATCCAGCGCTATCCCCTACCCCTAGGGCAGTTTAGCCCCAACCTTCCTACCCGACTGGGCATGATCGCCATTCTTCTCTTGGTGATCGGTATCGCCTACAGCAGCCTTTGGAGATGGATGGGACAGCAGCTTCAATCGATCTCGCGATCGCAGCTCGTCACCAGCCTAGTGCCGATTTTGGGGTACCTCGTATCGCTCAGTATCCTGATCGTGGGAATTGGCCTGGGGGCGCGATCGCTGAAGGCCGCCGCTAACCTACCCAGTTGGGTATTAGGTTTAGGGCTGCTATCTGCCATCGTGGGCACCAGCCTGCTCTATGCCTGGCTAGCCAAGCGCTTCCTCATGCCCCTAGCCGCTAGAACAACCGCCCTATCCTTAGTGTGGGTGTCCATCCTCTCGCTCTTGGGCGGATGGTTGACCGCCATTGCCGCGATCGCCCTTTATCACTACGATCGCAACCCCACTAAAAATGGACTCATGTGGATCGCCGTCCTGCTGGTCGCCCTGATCTACCAGGCACTACAGGCCCTCGTGCGATCGCCCTGGGGACGCATCCTCAAAGCCATCCGAGAAGACGAGTTCGTGGCCCGCGCCCTAGGCAAAAATGTGTTTTGGTATAAGCTGCAAGCCTTCATGCTAGGCGGTTTTATTGCCGGACTGGCCGGCGCGCTCTATGCCTGGCAACTCACCGTCGTCTATCCCGACAACTTCCAACCCCTACTCACCTTCAATGCCTGGACGATCGTCGTCCTTGGGGGCGCTGGCAACAACCTCGGCACCATTTTGGGAGCCGCCATCTTCTGGGCCTACCAAAGCGTGACCCGCTTCATCTTGTCTGACATTATTCCCCTCGATGATGCCCGTCTGGGTGCCTTCCGGGTGATGATGATTGGCCTCCTGCTGATGGTGCTGATGGTCTGGCGACCCCAGGGGATTTTAGGCAACAAGGAGGAGCTGACCCTTGGTCGATAATCCATCACCGCAACCCATGGATCCTCCATCCACTGATCATCCATCCACCGATCGCCCTGCCCAACGTTCCCAGAGCGATCGCACCTTTGATGCTAGCCTGCCGCCCCTGCTCTCCGCCCAGGATCTTTGCAAATCCTTTGGCGGTGTGCGGGCCGTGGATCATGCCTCTCTAGAGGTACCTCAGGGCAGCATTATTGGGCTGATTGGCCCCAACGGTGCGGGCAAAACCACCTTGTTTAATCTCTTGTCCAACTTCACACGCCCCGACAGCGGCGACGTGATGTTTAACGGCACCCCCATCCATCCCCTGCCCTCCCATCAAATTGCCCAGCGCGGACTAGTGCGCACCTTTCAAGTAGCACGGGTGCTATCTCGCCTATCCGTCCTCGACAATATGCTGCTGGCCACCCAAAAACAAACCGGCGAAGCGCTGCTGAATGTTTGGACGCGATCGCGACAAATTGCCAAAGAAGAACGCTTACAACGCCGCCACGCTCTAGAAATCCTAGACTCCGTAGGTCTCTCCCACATGGCCCATCAGTATGCCGGTTCCTTGTCCGGCGGGCAACGCAAGCTGTTGGAAATGGCCCGCGCTCTGATGGTCAATCCCAAGCTGATCCTCCTGGATGAACCAGCAGCCGGCGTCAATCCCACCCTGATTAATCAAATCTGCACCCACATTCAGCAGTGGAACCGGGAGGGCATGACATTTTTGATTATTGAACACAATATGGACGTAATCATGTCCCTGTGCGATCGCGTTTGGGTGATAGCAGAAGGGCGCAACCTGGCCACCGGCACCCCTACCGAAATCCAAACCAATCCAGCCGTCCTAGAAGCCTACCTTGGCCAATAGGCACCCGGCTGGCTGCACCTGCTAAGATGGATGCTCGACAAACCCGCACAGCGCAGCAGGACTCAGGGATGACCGACGAACCGATCCAGACCTCACCATCCGATGCCGGCGATCGCCCCTCGGAAGCATCACCCACCGATCCCTTACAAGCCTGGGGTATTCCCAGCATTCCTGTGGCTCCGCCTGGGTTTCGCTCCGGCTTTGTGGGCATC
This Candidatus Obscuribacterales bacterium DNA region includes the following protein-coding sequences:
- a CDS encoding ArsA-related P-loop ATPase encodes the protein MSFILTFLGKGGTGRSTMAIAAARRFAAQGQRTLLLGQDPSPGFATLLGHDVGTSPAAIAPNLSVVQLQTVHLLEQSWDELKRQEATYLRTPFFKAVYGQELGVLPGMDTALALNALREYDASGSYDVLVYDGTGDMATLRMLGMPEILSWYLRRFRTVLSESDLGKTLSPFVQPIAGAILNVDWSGDIFSSQPAG
- a CDS encoding DUF2862 domain-containing protein, coding for MAILEVGQKVRLCRLRDRTSDDVVKRLGKTGVIEGFKMVDGSGVGLVVKFEDDQFSTWFFEDELEMA
- the hisF gene encoding imidazole glycerol phosphate synthase subunit HisF, translated to MKGINFVNLKDAGDPVELAQIYNQAGADELVFLDITATHEDRDIIFDVVYRTAEQVFIPLTVGGGIQSLESIKKLLRAGADKISINSSAVRDPDFINRASDRFGNQCIVVAIDARRRPDPTNPGWDVYIRGGRENTGLDAIAWAQDVAERGAGELLITSMDADGTQAGYDLELTRTIANAVQIPVIASGGAGTCAHIGEALTDGGAEAALLASLLHYGQLTISEIKEYLASQQIPVRH
- the msrA gene encoding peptide-methionine (S)-S-oxide reductase MsrA; amino-acid sequence: MNITPSTQTATFAAGCFWGVEASFRQLDGVVNTAVGYTGGHWLNPSYLDVCGGMTGHVEAVQIDYEPSCISYDRLLEVFWSIHDPTKLDREGPDKGPQYRSMIFVHSADQEQRAQASKQRIIQSGQYDRPLQTQIQPVSAFYMAEDAHQNYYAKKQAGQA
- a CDS encoding glucose-6-phosphate isomerase, encoding MDAIALWQRYQDWLYYHSGLGLYLDISRMQFDDAFVEEMRPRFEQAFADQVALEGGAIANPDEDRMVGHYWLRNPDLAPTPELKQDIVETLEQIKTVVHKIHTGELHPPQGGKFTDVLSVGIGGSALGPQFVAEALADPNPPLRMHFIDNTDPTGIDRVLERLGDRLISTLVITTSKSGGTPETRNGMMEVHHAYQARGLEFSRYAIAVTGHGSTLDQVAKSEGWLAMFPMHDWVGGRTSEMSAVGLLPAALQGIDIQAMLDGAAEMDVATRVPTLENNPAALLALSWYHAGNGKGDKDMVMLPYKDSLLLFSRYLQQLVMESLGKATDLDGNTVHQGIAVYGNKGSTDQHAYVQQLRDGVPNFFVTFIEVLGDRSGPSIEVEPGVTSGDYLSGLLQGTRQALFENQRDSITVTIPAVTPRMVGALIALYERAVGIYASLVNINAYHQPGVEAGKKAAAGVLSLQQQVVKTLGAAKQPLSLKALADQVGAPDQVETIYRIVRHLHANQRGVVLKGDLARPSSLAIALE
- a CDS encoding branched-chain amino acid ABC transporter permease — translated: MEGYIVSLIIFTAILAIFGLGLNLQWGFTGLINFGHVAFMTLGAYTTALLSSIDIPWLPLPLQIFGAVILGATLAATLGLLIGFSTLRLREDYLAIVTIGVSEIVRLIALNEEWLTRGSFGIQRYPLPLGQFSPNLPTRLGMIAILLLVIGIAYSSLWRWMGQQLQSISRSQLVTSLVPILGYLVSLSILIVGIGLGARSLKAAANLPSWVLGLGLLSAIVGTSLLYAWLAKRFLMPLAARTTALSLVWVSILSLLGGWLTAIAAIALYHYDRNPTKNGLMWIAVLLVALIYQALQALVRSPWGRILKAIREDEFVARALGKNVFWYKLQAFMLGGFIAGLAGALYAWQLTVVYPDNFQPLLTFNAWTIVVLGGAGNNLGTILGAAIFWAYQSVTRFILSDIIPLDDARLGAFRVMMIGLLLMVLMVWRPQGILGNKEELTLGR
- a CDS encoding ABC transporter ATP-binding protein — its product is MVDNPSPQPMDPPSTDHPSTDRPAQRSQSDRTFDASLPPLLSAQDLCKSFGGVRAVDHASLEVPQGSIIGLIGPNGAGKTTLFNLLSNFTRPDSGDVMFNGTPIHPLPSHQIAQRGLVRTFQVARVLSRLSVLDNMLLATQKQTGEALLNVWTRSRQIAKEERLQRRHALEILDSVGLSHMAHQYAGSLSGGQRKLLEMARALMVNPKLILLDEPAAGVNPTLINQICTHIQQWNREGMTFLIIEHNMDVIMSLCDRVWVIAEGRNLATGTPTEIQTNPAVLEAYLGQ